Proteins from one Ricinus communis isolate WT05 ecotype wild-type chromosome 9, ASM1957865v1, whole genome shotgun sequence genomic window:
- the LOC8282427 gene encoding cyclic nucleotide-gated ion channel 4 produces the protein MASDNQETSRATHMQYYTDDDDSENGGGGGGEEEEEDEGEEESTRDCRNTLFMCGAGLVPKRSGGWSLGQVLDPRAKWVQEWNRGFLLVCATGLFVDPLFFYALSVSDTCMCLFIDGWFALTVTALRCMTDALHVWNMWLQLKMAKKPSIGGGIGGDYGDRSGPRFSSPSSVALRYLKAKKGFFFDLFVILPLPQIILWVAIPSLLEGGSVTVVMTIFLIIFLFQYLPKIYHSVCLLRRMQNLSGYIFGTVWWGIALNMIAYFVASHAAGACWYLLGIQRTAKCLKEKCRETQGCGLRLLSCKEPIYYGTASKVRDGARLAWADNKVARATCLDSSDNYDYGAYKWTVQLVTNGSRLEKILFPIFWGLMTLSTFGNLESTTEWLEVVFNIIVLTSGLLLVTMLIGNIKVFLHATTSKKQAMQLKMRNIEWWMRKRRLPPEFRHRVRNYERQRWAAMRGVDECEMIRNLPEGLRRDIKYHLCLDLVRQVPLFQHMDDLVLENICDRVKSLIFTKGETITREGDPVQRMLFVVRGHLQSSQVLRDGVKSCCMLGPGNFSGDELLSWCLRRPFIERLPPSSCTLVTLETTEAFGLEAEDVKYVTQHFRYTFVNERVKRSARYYSPGWRTWAAVAIQLAWRRYKHRLTLTSLSFIRPRRPLSRCSSLGEDRLRLYTALLTSPKPNQEDFDF, from the exons atGGCTAGTGATAATCAAGAAACATCACGTGCAACGCACATGCAATATTATACAGATGACGACGATAGCGAGAACGGAGGAGGCGGTGGCGGagaagaggaggaagaagatGAAGGAGAGGAAGAGAGCACGCGCGATTGCAGAAATACCCTTTTCATGTGCGGTGCTGGTCTTGTTCCTAAACGAAGTGGTGGGTGGTCTTTAGGGCAAGTTTTGGACCCTAGAGCGAAATGGGTTCAAGAATGGAATAGGGGTTTTCTTCTTGTTTGTGCTACTGGGCTTTTTGTTGATCCCCTCTTCTTCTATGCTCTCTCTGTTAGTGATACTTGCATGTGCCTCTTCATTGATGGATGGTTCGCCTTAACTGTAACGGCTCTCCGGTGCATGACTGATGCCTTGCACGTATGGAACATGTGGCTGCAGCTTAAAATGGCCAAAAAACCATCTATTGGAGGTGGTATCGGTGGTGATTATGGAGATAGAAGTGGACCACGGTTTAGTAGCCCTAGCTCAGTGGCCCTGAGATACTTGAAGGCAAAGAAAGGATTTTTCTTTGATCTGTTTGTTATTCTTCCTCTCCCGCAG ATTATATTATGGGTGGCAATTCCCTCGTTGCTGGAAGGAGGATCAGTGACTGTAGTGATGACAATATTTTTGATCATATTCCTCTTCCAATATCTTCCAAAAATCTACCACTCGGTTTGCCTCCTTCGACGAATGCAGAACCTCTCTGGCTACATTTTTGGAACTGTTTGGTGGGGAATTGCCCTTAACATGATTGCTTACTTTGTTGCATCTCAT GCAGCAGGTGCATGTTGGTACTTACTAGGAATACAAAGGACTGCAAAATGtctgaaagaaaaatgcagAGAAACACAGGGTTGTGGGTTGAGGTTATTGTCTTGTAAAGAACCCATTTACTATGGAACAGCTAGCAAGGTGAGAGATGGAGCAAGGCTGGCATGGGCAGACAACAAGGTAGCTAGGGCTACATGCTTAGACAGTAGTGATAATTATGACTATGGAGCCTATAAATGGACTGTTCAGCTTGTTACAAACGGGAGTAGATTGGAGAAAATACTATTCCCTATCTTTTGGGGCCTAATGACCCTGAG CACTTTCGGCAACCTGGAGAGCACAACAGAATGGTTGGAAGTTGTTTTTAACATCATTGTCCTGACTAGTGGACTCCTTTTGGTCACCATGTTGATAGGAAATATAAAG GTTTTCTTGCATGCAACAACATCAAAGAAGCAAGCAATGCagttgaagatgagaaataTAGAATGGTGGATGAGGAAAAGACGCCTGCCTCCAGAGTTCAGGCACCGTGTTCGTAACTACGAGCGGCAGCGCTGGGCAGCAATGCGCGGAGTCGATGAATGTGAGATGATCAGAAACCTCCCTGAAGGACTTAGGAGGGATATCAAGTATCATCTGTGCCTCGATTTGGTTAGGCAG GTACCACTTTTCCAACATATGGATGACCTAGTCTTAGAGAACATCTGTGACCGTGTGAAGTCCCTCATTTTCACAAAAGGAGAAACA ATAACAAGAGAGGGAGACCCTGTGCAAAGAATGCTATTTGTAGTAAGGGGTCACCTACAGAGTAGCCAAGTGCTTAGAGATGGTGTGAAGAGCTGCTGCATGTTAGGGCCTGGAAATTTCAGTGGAGACGAGCTGCTATCATGGTGTCTGAGACGACCCTTCATCGAACGCCTACCACCATCTTCATGCACTCTAGTGACCCTCGAGACAACAGAGGCATTCGGGCTGGAAGCTGAAGATGTGAAATATGTGACGCAGCACTTCAGATACACATTTGTTAACGAAAGAGTGAAGAGAAGCGCAAGATATTATTCACCTGGGTGGAGAACTTGGGCAGCTGTGGCAATTCAGTTGGCTTGGAGAAGGTATAAGCATCGACTGACACTTACTTCACTGTCATTTATAAGGCCTAGAAGACCATTATCAAGATGTTCTTCCTTGGGAGAGGATAGGCTTAGGCTTTATACTGCTCTGTTAACTTCGCCAAAGCCAAATCAGGAAGATTTTGACTTTTGA